In Candidatus Melainabacteria bacterium RIFOXYA2_FULL_32_9, the genomic window GAATTCTCCCTAACACGCATATTCAAGCATTTACAGCAGTAGAAATAGAATATATTGCAAGAATTTCAGGATTAACAATTGAGCAGACTTTAAAAGAGCTTAAAGATGCGGGATTAGGATCTTTACCGGGAGGCGGTGCAGAAATATTTTCCCCCTCAATTAGAGAAAGAGTTTGTCCTGAGAAAATTTCCGGAGAAAAATGGCTAGAAATTATGCAATTAGCTCATTCTCTTGGAATAAAAAGTAATGCCACTATGCTATCTGGAATTGGCGAATCTTATGAAGACAAAATTGAACATATGATAGCATTAAGAGAAACTCAGGATAAAACTGGCGGATTTATGACCTTTATTCCACTATTTTGTCATTATGAGAATACAGAACTTGATAATTATGATGATATAACTGGCATAGATATTATAAAAGACTATGCAATATCAAGATTGATGCTTGATAACATTCCTCATATAAAAGCTTTCTGGATTCAAATTGGCATAAAACTTGCTCAAATCACTTTATCCTTTGGAGTAGATGACCTTGATGGCACTGTAATAGAAGAGAAAATCACACATTCTGCCGGCGCAAGGACAGGGCAGGCTTTATCCAAAAATGAATTAATACATCTCATCAAAAAAACCGGGAAAACTCCAGTAGAGAGAGATACAGTTTATAATATCATTAAGGTGTATTAATGAATAAAGAATTATCAAAAATAAGTTTAGGACTAATTAATTTTACTAACTGCATTCCTGTTAATTATTCCTTGTATGAATGGTCTCACGACAAACTGGTTTTAAGTGAAGGTTATCCCACCTTAATTAATCAGCTAATGCGAGACAAACAAGTTCATGTGGCACCGATTTCATCTATTGAATATCTAAATAACCAAGATTTATACACATTAATAGATAATGTTTGTATAAGCTCAGACGGCGAAGTAGACAGTGTAATTTTATTTTCCAATTATGACTTTATGGACTTAGAAGAAAAAACTATTGGGATTCCTTATACTTCAAGCAGTTCAATTGCATTACTTAAGATCCTATTAAAGGAATACCAATATGACCTTAATAGAATAAAATTTAAAACTCATAAGTATGAAACTTCTCTGGAAGATGCCCTAAAAGACAGGTTTGATGCTGTATTATACATCGGAGATCCTGCTTTAATCGCTAATATTAAATATCAAGATCAATTTAAAAAATACGATCTTGGAAAACTCTGGAAAGATTTTACCGGTTATCCTATGACTTTTGGCACCTGGGTAGCTCAATCAGATTGGGCCTCTTCCCAGGAAGACGATTACAACTGGATATGTTTTATACTCGATAAAGCAGTTGAAGCTGGTTTAAATATGTATTTTAATGAAATAATTAATATTACCTCGACCAAACTTAATCTAGATAAAAATCATATTGAAAATTATTTAACTAAAAAAATTAATTATAATTTCACTCAAAAACACAAAGAAGGCCTTGAACTATTTAAAAAACTGTATGATAACTTAAATATAAAGCCGGATAACTACTCAAATGTATAAAAGTTAAGGTATAAGATTAATGTTCAACAAAAAAAGCCCACTATTTTTAATAATTCTAGTAATAATTCTTTCTTTTAGCTTAAATGCCTGTGGTTTTAACAATAATAAATATACAAAAAATGGAAATGAATTCTTTTTTGCTGTTGATAATGTAGGCAAAACTCCGCAGGATATATTTTTACAGGCCTGGAAATCCATTAAAGATCAATATTTAGACAAAACCTATAATCATCAAGACTGGTCTCGATGGAAAAATAGATATTTAAACCAAATAAAAACCAAAGAAGATGCTTATCTAGCAATCGACACAATGATAGAAAGTCTAAATGATCCATATACAAGATTTTTAACACCTTACGATTTTGCAGAACAAAATAGAAACATAGACGCTGAACTATACGGAATTGGAGTTCATATTGTCAAAGCAAAAGATAATGTCACTATAATTCAAGTAATGGATGATACTCCTGCTAAGAAAGCCGGCTTAAAGCCAGGGGATATTATTTTCAAAATAAATAATACCTCTACAAAAGGTCTGGATATTAAAGAAGTTGCTGATAAGGTCA contains:
- a CDS encoding aminofutalosine synthase MqnE, with protein sequence MSIIHEYITKNLASSNLHDIFEKVAHNQRLSKEDGLRLYESSELLSIGYMANLARINRLKQDNEAANYVYWINNHHLNLTNICEGKCKFCAYRKQESDNDAFLLSLDQAIEYIETKIDKNIKEIHIVSALNPKCDLDYYINLLKNCRRILPNTHIQAFTAVEIEYIARISGLTIEQTLKELKDAGLGSLPGGGAEIFSPSIRERVCPEKISGEKWLEIMQLAHSLGIKSNATMLSGIGESYEDKIEHMIALRETQDKTGGFMTFIPLFCHYENTELDNYDDITGIDIIKDYAISRLMLDNIPHIKAFWIQIGIKLAQITLSFGVDDLDGTVIEEKITHSAGARTGQALSKNELIHLIKKTGKTPVERDTVYNIIKVY